cataatatttaataaattttaaatattttactttttattttaaatattttatttcttactTTTAAAAGCAAGTTAGGCAATTTAAGCACTATAATAAAAGATACCATAGAActcattataaaaaatatcaaaaatttaaagataaaatttaaggaattagtatttttattaagtatttaatcaataaaaaatatataattttacattattaaataaaattttatatcattaaaactattaataataattaattaataattataaattataaaatatactGATTAAGTATTATTGGAAACTCAAATTCAAAAAGGAATTTATGTTAGATTACGAAATCATCATGAACCAACAATAATATTAGTCCTTCTCAATCTAACCAGAGACTTTCAAAGTTTgattaagaaaagaaataaaagaaaataatagtaaaactatttatttatttccaGTTGTAGATGGATGACAAACAGTACTTCCATATATATCAATATCAATAGTGCACATTTTTGTTCTGATCAGGCAACTTGATGTTTTTCCAAAGCTACCCGCATAACACGTATATCATTTTTCttcattattttatttcttattaattttcaagTGACGAGAGCTTTCTCatttatgtatgtatatatatatttatgtggAAAAGGAAACAGTTTGTGTTCATTCATACCTGTAACTCTTACTAATgtccaaaagtcctaatcacCACCGCAAATTTTTTTGTAAGGCCATATTTTGTTGTTATGAGTTGCTTACGTATATATTTAGGACGGTGTTTATAGATCGGAtctaatttatatatttgtgatatttatttaaatttgatataaaaattataGATATGAATTCAATCCACATTTTAATAATATCGAATTGTGAATTTTTTGTAAGTATTCATATATCTGCGtatattcataaaaataaaaaaataaataagtatatatattttttatgttttatttcaattaattattatcatatatgttatattattttagtttattatttaagaaatatatatttaatattattttaagagtaaatatatttaacagaataaaaaaacgaattttattgatatttttaataaaaataaattattaaaaatattttttgtgttttgtgaATATATCCAATATCCAATTCGATCCGCAAATATGCGAATTGGATtggattcaaatttaaaaattgcaGATATTAAATCCGATCCGATTAATTTAATGTGAATCGAATTAAAATTTTGGTTATATTCGATCCGATTCGATCTACGTTCACCCTAACATTATGTTTGACATgataaactattatttttatcaacaaAGGTTTAAAAcgctaataatttttttcacgaaaaaataaaattgttttatatccataaaaattaaacttttaatgataaaattattataattctaaataattattcaaaatttttaaattattcttcttaattatttaattgttaGGAATAACTAATAGACAGTTAGTTGTTAGAAGTTGACACTAATTCTGCTATTTGAGTGGTAAATCAGTTAGAAGTGTGTTCACtgtatataaataaaaaaaatttaaaaattaataatttttgtattttttgacCAGTACTTAACcatcaaaataaaagtgagTGATCTTTCATTATTTGATATAACCTCtcaccattaaaaatactattgacCAATTAATGATTATATAATACTAAAATTGCTAGCCCTAGTATTCCTCTGTAAATAATATGTTGCAATTTAGCTTAGGATTTAATAACAACGTATCACACCCATTTTCTATAATTCTCACTCTAGAATTTTTTAATGACAATTTTGGAACTCTTTTTATGGTTCTCACCAAAAGCTAATATTTTCTCTTAttccattttattttattttgatctctatacttttttttagtatcaaaattctaggtctaaaaagttaaaaatttaatttttaataaattttaaaagtaaaaaaaagaatgtttatgcaaaaatcaaacaaatccaataaataaaagtatactaattctaaatttccaaaaaaaaaaaacatgtttAAATAACATCTACCTAACAGAGGTTCACCAGGAGTCGAGAAGCTCCATCGTTATTGGTTTCGAGCGAGTCCGCTAGATGAGCCTATACTGCAAAGGTTGAAGGTGCTCGAATTTAGTGTTTGCGGCGCACAACGCCTCTCCTTGTCAAGTTTTTAAAGTGTAACAGTGTGGTGGTAATGAGAATGAGGCGGTGATAACAGCGATAGTAATGACAGCAACAATAGatatggtgatgagaattagatGAGGAATAATTTGGGTGGTAACGATAAAAGGTTTAGAATTGAGATGGTAAGTAATTAGggattgagaattgagaatGAGATATGTTAGAGTAGGAGAGATAGTTTAAgaattttgaataattatttagaatttaagtaattttataaagaatttttttttttaagaatataaaattaattttatattttataaataaatttatcaatattttaaatatttttgaataaaaataataatttattcttttattcattgttatttttatcaaatagtTAAATGAGTGATGTAAATCACAATTAAAGCAAAAATccagtcaccaaaaaaaaaaaaaaagcaaaaatcCATTAAATGATTGGTATTGGAATTAATAATTATTGTTTGACTAATTTAACCTAATCTAACAAAGTCTCAAAAAAAAAGCGAGAAGATTTTTATTAAAAGTTTTAttcatttaataataaaataattgaattttatctttatttttttggtctttaattttatctttatttatataaataatgtaCTATTAATAATTGAAATTTAAGCTATTTGGAAAAGGATcctaatatttttgttatgaaTGATCTcgtctaaaaatttaaataattaaataaaaacacaTAAATAATTACACAACAAAAAGAGAGCATGAGAAAGATTGTAATTACCCTGTAGCAGCAAAGAATGCCAGAGGAATCATCATTTCCAAGCCATTGATTGTCATGCTGCCAAAAACACAAATTCAGAACACAGCATCCATTAGTACCAAAGAGAGCCACATGAAAAAGACGAAAGGTTCTGATTTGCAGATTCAAAGCAAAAAGCCAAAAATGAAAATGGATTAATTTAAACATGTAATTTGAGTAACCATACCATATGGACAAAGCATCCACAGCAATCTCTGCGTTCGGTAGATTTCCTGTCATCAGTATCAGAATTCTGTAATACCAATTCTCCAAGCtgcaataaataaaaagaaaaaaaaatgctgAAGAATAAATTACAAGCACCTCATAAAAGGTAAAACAAGCTTAAGAAATACACGTATATATTATTCAGAGAATTTTTCGCAGTGTTAAGAAGTATTATTTTGTAGCAATAATAGTAATTTATTTTGTGTATCAGTTAAGAATTACCAGAGCATGAGACCAGAAGAAGCAGAGAGTTTAACAAAGTCCCAAAGGCCAGCAAAAGCTTCAAGCGAGAAACCAGTCCAAGTGTTTGGGCAGCCACCGGAAACTGTGTACCCAAACAACCCCAAAGTCATGACCCACCACGAGAAATTCACCGTGGCGGTTGTTCCAACCACCCCGAACTTCAGCTGCGACACAAAGAACCAGCTAATGGCGATATGCACCAGCAGCGACACCAACGACACCCATGCTATCACGGCTGTCTTCAGCTGGCTCTGAAGAAACCTCTGCAGTGGGAACTGGAACGCGAAGCTGAAGTGAAGAGGAATCATCCACAGCGCCACCTCGCCGGCCAGGACAGCCAATTCCTCCGGCTGACCCAAAACTCTTAAGACCGGCGTCGCAAACACGTAGAGAGGAACCAGGAAGATGCAGCATATGAAGAGAACTATCCATGATCGCTGCATGTATACGCCTAACATGTAGTGTTTCTTGGCGCCATACGCCTGCCCGCACAGAGTTTCCAACGCACTCGCCATACCCAGCTGAAACAACACCAgttattagaaaataaaatcaatcaaaacattgAATGATGATTAGTATCGACTTGCATACCAAGAGGCCGAAGTCGAAGCCTACGATGACATTGTTGGAAATGGAGAAAGCTGCGAGTTCAAGATCGCCAAGGTGGCCTGCGAAGGCTTGTGTGATCACCAAAATCATGTAGGAAGTTATGCGGCTGAAGATTGCAGGGCCTACTATATGCCATAGCTTCTTTGATTCAATCCATATTCTTTGAGACAGGACATCGTCTTCATGGTTTTGATCATCTCCATTTTCATGAACTCTTAAAGATTCGTTACTGTTTAGCAAAGGAACCTTTGCTTCCACTAGCGCTGAATTCTCCTTGTTTGGCATGCTTTTTCTAAGTTACTATCAACTTTgcaaccaaaaaaaattatgagagGAGGAGGAGGCTGACAAGTTCAAAACTCAGAAATCAATTGGCCCCTCGTACAAATGGCACTAGACAGGCTTTAAATATACCTAACTCGTGAAAacacctttttttttcttttaaaataaaaatttagagaaGGAATATTTGTACAAATTTTCTTATACGCTTCTCTTAtatattgtttttgttttttagagaaaagaaaaaaaaatcctgcaatatacaaaattttaattgtaaaaaatatatttttttaaatatagaaaatagatatatacaaaatataataatatcacttttcaaaattttaaaagaaagcaTAATTATTAAGTTAatgtttatttaaaatttaacataaattaAATGCTAGAAAAATGTAGTcaacaattgaaaaagaatttaatctacgtaataattataattaagtgtacaaaattaaaatatttatacaaatacaaaagaggatcaaataagagataaatgatatatatttgtatattttttatgcatatgttttttatctttataatataaaatataattttttttatttttcggcATTTTAATCAATCGTTTTAAAATAGGAAGAAGGACCAAGTGGGGTCAGGTCTTTGAAACACAAATAATTGAGGTTGGCCTCATCTCTTGAGCTGTGTCACATACACATGGAGTCATTGCTTACCTCATCTTATTTTGTCATTAGATTAGATGGTAAATAATATTTATCCATCTTGAGAGATTACTATACGgacattattttaattaaaaaaagtttagtaacaaaaaatttgcaattcctaaatttttttataatttattttatttatattatttaataattattttattttttattttactctctTATCATTtcatttatcatatttttatcaatttcacttattaatgatattaattataatatcatATTCCTTACTATTAGACACTCTTgtaatcaatatttaatatttttttttataatttaatttttatatttaaaaatataacaaaaattaataataataataataataataataataataataataataataataataataatgaggTGTCAGGCATTCACcaaattaaaatgataaatattAGCTATTCGAACACCTAGTCAAGATAAATTTACAAGTTATAACATTAATATCACACTTTTAAAAttagacaaaaaataaattacagtTGCTATCCTTCTCAACTAAGCTCAATATTATATGTAAGtaatgtatattaaaattactctataaatgataaaattttatatacaaatgtaataattaattatgttaacgcagatactgaaattttaaaaaaaatatactagtATACTATTAAAAAGAGGCAGGTTAGAACATTAAATTTTTACACTATAACTGAAAAATTATTAACTTGCCTTTTCTCTAGAGGCCCTTTATCAACATTTATCATCCGTTGCATTTTTAATTGGCGTGTCGGCTATTGTCTCATCCCCTGTGGGCATTTTTTCGTACATATCTTGTTCATATACACTTTATCCCCCCAATGCATCTGTTTTGTGACTCTTGACTGCActttttgtttaaataaattGGAGGTTGAACAACTATAagtgataataaaaaaagtcaCCTAACACAAATATAATCTGATCAAGTAAATCTAGTACGCTAAAACTTATAAATGAGTTTAATTCAAAAGTTTATCCAAGGCTGCTTCATGCAGAGTAAAGTAAAGAATGGACAATAACATCCACAATTTCAATCAGTTAACATTTATAAGGCCACACAGATAACATCAGGTGTCAGTCATACATAACATCCGAACTAAAAAGACAAATATTAGCTATTCAAACTCCTATTTAAGATAACTACTATTAGCATTAGTTAGATCTTTATTTAATTGGAATAACGCTTATCAAACTATCATACATGTTACACATTAAAACCAAAGTAGCTTAGTAACAAGATTTTTAACTATGCATATAAGGGAGAGTAGAAATGATGTTATACATATTAATCTGTCAATACTCACATAGTTTtcaaagatattattttatgaAGTGAATGCTAAAACATAAAAAGATATATCTAAATATGTAAGGTCAATTGCCATGCTCAACATAAGTAGCTCCAACAGTTTTTTAAAGATGGATCTATAAGTTACAGCATCAATATCACACTtctaaaattagataaataattaattactctATAGATggtaaaaatttatatacaaatataataattaattatgttaacGCAGATgcccaaattaaaaaaaattatactagtATACTATTAAAAAGAGGCAGGTTAGAGCATTAAAATTTTATACTATAACTGAAAAATTGTTAACTTGCCTTTTCTCTAGAGGCCCTTTATCAACATTATCATCTGTTGCATTTTCAATTGGCGTGTCGGCCATTGTCTCATCCTCTGTGGGTATTTTTATACATATCTTGTTCATATACACTTTATCCCCCTCAATGCATCCGTTTTGTGACTCTTGACTCActttttgtttaaataaattGGAGATTGAACAACTATAAGTGATAATAAAAAAGTCACCTAACACAAATATAATCTGATCAAGTAAATCTAGTACGCTAAATATATAAATGAGTTTAATTCGAAAGTTTACCCAAGGCTGCTTCGTTTAGAGTATAGTAAAAAATGGACAATAACATCCACAATTTCAATCAGTTAACATCCATAAGGCCACACGGATAATATCAGGTGTCAGACATACATAACATCCAAACTAAGAAGACAAATATTAGCTATTCGAACTCCTATTTAAGGTAACTAGTATTAGCATTAGTTTGATCTTTATTTAATTGGAATAATGCTTATCAAACTATCATACATGTTACACATTAAAACGAAAGTAGCTTAGTAACAAGGTTTTTAACTATGCATATAAGGGGGAGAAAAAATGATGTTATACATATTAACCTGTCGATACTCACATAATTTTCaaagttaatattttatgaagtgaatgctaaaacataaaaaaatgtaTCTAAATGTGTAAGGTCAATTGCCATGCTCAACATAAGTAGCTCCAACACACTtctaaaattagataaataagaagaagaaatcaGTAGAGAAAGAGACAAAAAACTGGATCAATGACAAGCAATAGGGGCAGGAACCTAAAATTACAGTAGAGAAGTTAAATGAAATCTACAACTTTGTTATTAATGATGTAGCAACAAAAAACTTGAGGCATCCTTGGTAAGACACTCTCATTGTCAAGCTTTTAGGTAGAAAAATATAACTGGTAGCCTTGATTAGAAGGTTAGAAACTATGTGAGAAAAAATGGAAGCATTGAAGTTATATATTTGGAAAATGACTTCtttattgttaaatttttttctcaaaaaaacCTGGTTTTTGCTCTAACTGGGGTCCATGGAGAATTCATGACCATTATTTCACTATGAGGTTCTGAAAACCAAACTTCAACCCACTCCAAGCTACCATTGAGGCTGTTATACCCTGGGTCAGATTACTCGGATTGGTCATAGAGTATTACGAGGATGAAATACTGAAACGGATTGGGAATATCTTGGGAAGAACCTTGAAGGTTGACTCTAACACAGCAGAAAAGTATAGAGACAAGTTTGCAAGGTTGTGTGTGGAGTTTGATTTAGCCGAGCCTCTTGTTCCTAGTACTCTATTAAAGGAATAAAATACTATAACATTAGTTTTGATTGCATAATGATGCGACATGAGAAAGCTCAATGCCCCAAGTGAAATTTTGTGGTGGCAGCACCAGTGCCGGATAAAGAAGCGGCGGTTGACGGAGACAATAGAGGTACGGAGGCTAGAGAAAACAGGTCTTAAAAGAAACAACCTATAATGATAAGATGCCAGAGAGAATTTCTCCACAAAAGACAAAGCAAGTTTTCCAACCTGAATCTAGAACAAAGAACACTGCTATCCCCCCAATCCAAGCCcataatgatgaaaaaagatCCAATAAAATAAAGAAGCCCACAACCATTTCTCAGAGTTCTCTGGCCCAAAACAAAGACATCCAAAAAGTCAAAGTCTCAACCCAGCTCTGAACAGACCCAACAAATCTCCACCCTAACCCATGCTTCAACCAGCCCTGAACCCTTACTTATATCTGTTTTGAACGAACACGTAGAGCACCAACAACCCCACTCCTCAAACCACCCTATGCTTTACCCCCAATAGCAATACCTACCCCATGTCCAATCTGATGAAGGAACCACCATTCTGGAAACAATTGAGATGGAGGAGGAGATTGAGGAGACTTCTGAACCTAAACCACCAAACCTACACTCAATAGATTCTACCATTATGGCTGAAGCAGCTTTGTTCTATGAAAGAAACATAAACCAACATGGTAAGAAAGATGATGATTTACTTATGAAGGAAGGAGACGTAGGAAGGTAGGAAGAAGAGGATAGtaatagagaaataaaaaaaggagaggagggagaggcagCCCTCAGAGACGATGAGATGCTCTTGGAGCATTGAGGTTTGTTTCTCATTTTGATTTTTTGCCTATTCTTATGATAATATTCAGCTGGAATTGTAGAGATGCTGCGAGTGATGCTTTTGCTCGCACACTTAAAGAATATGTGAGATTATATAGTCagaatattattattttgttagaAATAATGTGCAATGGGATCATATGAGAAAGGTGGTTAATATAAATGGTTTCATTTATAGCCATATCAAAGAAGCTCAAGAGTTCAGTGTTGGTATTTGGATCCTTTGGAAGGACCTAGATATCTCAGTTGTTATTGAAAACTCTACCAAACAGTATGTCCACATGAAAGTCTCAACTAATGATTCTAGATCCTGGTTCATGACCACTGTGTATGCAAGCCCAAATGAAAGAATTAGGAGGCAGGCTTGGGGGGAGATAAAATTCACGCCTGATAACTTGAATGGAGAGTGGTTGCTTGTAGGGGACTTTAATGAAATAGTCTGTCCTACTGAAAAAATGTGAGCTTTTTAAAAGCTGGATTAGCACTTGTTGCCTCATTGATCTGGGTTATATTGGCTCAAAATACACGTGGAGAGGCCCACAATGGGTAGGCTTGGAAAGAGTTTATAAACGACTGGATAGAGCACTCTCAAATGGAGGTTGGAGAATTAGATTTGAAGAATCCAGGGTGGAGGTGCTACCAAGAACCAACTCGAATCATCACCCTCTATTAATAACGACAGACCCCCCAACATATAAAAAATAGGCCGTTTCGTTATAAAGTAATGTGGAAGATGCATCCGAATTTTTATGGAGTCATTAAAGATCATTGGATTCAGGGGGTCCTTTTTCCCTTGTGTTGGCTTCCCTAACTAAAAAGTTGAAACAATAGAATTCTGAAGTGTTCGGGAATGTGGGTAGATAAAAAATAAGACTTTTAGACAGGAAGATGGTATTCAGAGAGTAAGTGACTATGCTACGAACTCCTTTCTGTAGAATTTAGAGAAAAGGCTGAGGGAAGAATTAGAAGAGATTCTAAACAAATAAGAGATTATGTGGTTGCAAAAGTCCATAGAGAAATGGCTAGTTGAAGAGGATCAAAATACGAAATACTACCACACCAAAACAATTAtcagaaaaagcagaaaaaaggTGTTGAAACTCAAAAATCATGCAGAAGAATGGGTGGAAGATGCTGAAGACCTGAAGAGGATGgaattaattatttcaaaagGTTTTACACAGAAAAGGACG
The genomic region above belongs to Arachis stenosperma cultivar V10309 chromosome 5, arast.V10309.gnm1.PFL2, whole genome shotgun sequence and contains:
- the LOC130980991 gene encoding protein DETOXIFICATION 27-like, with amino-acid sequence MPNKENSALVEAKVPLLNSNESLRVHENGDDQNHEDDVLSQRIWIESKKLWHIVGPAIFSRITSYMILVITQAFAGHLGDLELAAFSISNNVIVGFDFGLLLGMASALETLCGQAYGAKKHYMLGVYMQRSWIVLFICCIFLVPLYVFATPVLRVLGQPEELAVLAGEVALWMIPLHFSFAFQFPLQRFLQSQLKTAVIAWVSLVSLLVHIAISWFFVSQLKFGVVGTTATVNFSWWVMTLGLFGYTVSGGCPNTWTGFSLEAFAGLWDFVKLSASSGLMLCLENWYYRILILMTGNLPNAEIAVDALSICMTINGLEMMIPLAFFAATGVRVANELGAGNGKGAKFATKVSVMTSIAIGLFFWMLILIFHDKFGYIFSTSKPVLDEVNKLSLLLAFTILLNSVQPVLSGVAVGSGWQSYVAYINLGCYYLIGVPLGLLMGWVFNQGVMGVWAGMIFGGTATQTLILGLITIRCDWDKEAERAKLHLRKWDNPKELN